The Pseudodesulfovibrio hydrargyri genome segment GCCGACCGTAAGCGAGTCGTCGAGCACCCAGATGCCCTCGTGATCCTCGGAAAAGCCCAGTTCGCGCTCGGAGCAGATCATGCCCATGGACTTGACGCCCCGGAGCTTGGCCTTCTTGATCTTCATGCCGTCGGGCATGGTCGTGCCGACCATGGCCACGGGCACCTTCTGGCCCTTGGCCACGTTGGGCGCGCCGCACACGATGGTCAGGGTCTCCGGGCCGCCCACATCCACGGTGCAGACCGACAGGTGGTCGGACTCGGGATGAGGCTCGCGCTCGGCCACAAAGCCGACCACGATGTCCTGCACGGCCTCGAAGGGATCGGTGATGCCGTCCAGCTCAAGGCCGAGCATGGTCAACTTGTCCCCCAGGACCTGGATATCCCCCTCGTAGGGGACGAATTCACGCAACCAATTCAAGCTAACTAACATGAGTGCCTCCGGCGGCCGGGGGAAGGGGAAGAGGGGAACCCTTTGAAAAGGCTTCCCTCTTCCCTTCCCCGGACCCCCATCCCCATCTCCCCTCCTAAACTTTTTTGGATGCGCAGTGCGCGCGTTCGGAGGGGGAGGAAAAGTTGTCTTCGTAAGAGGTGAACCCTGTCGAGTTCAGTATGTCAAAAGGGGCACGCGGGAAGGCTGACGCCCTCCCGTGCCGCCACAAAATCTAGGCGAACTGTTCCAGGAAACGGACGTCGTTCTCGAAGAACATGCGCAGATCGTCGATGCCGTACTTGAGCATGGCCATGCGCTCGACGCCGAGCCCGAAGGCGAAGCCCGTGTAGACCTCGGGGTCGTAGCCCACCGACCTGAATACGTTGGGATCGACCATGCCGCAGCCCAGGATCTCCACCCAGCCGGTGCCCTTGCAGACACGGCAGGTCTTTCCGTGCATCTCGCCCTTGCCGCCGCACACGGCGCAGGAGATGTCGACCTCGGCGCTGGGTTCGGTGAACGGGAAGAAGCTCGGACGGAAACGGACGTTGGTCTTGGGACCGAAGACCTTGCGCACGAACACGGTCAGGGTGCCGCGCAGATCGCCCATGGACACGTTTTTATCGACCAGCAGCCCCTCGATCTGATGGAACATGGGGGTGTGGGTCAGATCCGAGTCGCGGCGATAGACCTTGCCCGGGGCGATGACCGCCACCGGCGGCTGGCGCTTGAGCATGGAACGAATCTGCATGCCCGAGGTGTGGGTGCGCAGGACGATCTTCTCCGACACGTACAGCGTGTCCTGCATGTCGCGGGCCGGGTGGTCCGGCGGCATGTTCAGGGCCTCGAAGTTGTGCCAGTCGTTCTCCACCTCGGGCCCGGCGGCGTGCTCGAAGCCGAGCCCGACCAGGACCGAGGCGATCTCGTCCATGACCAGGGTCACGGGATGCAGGGAACCGGCCCACGGCTTGCGGCCCGGCATGGAGGGATCGAAGCGCGACATGGCCTGGCCCGCCTCGGCGGCGTTCAGCTCGGCCTCCCACGCGTCAAGCGTGGCCGTGATGGCCTGCTTGACCTCGTTGGCCTTCTTGCCGGCCTCGGGCTTGTCGGAATTGTCGAGCTTGCCGAGCCTGCCCATGATCTGGGCGAGCTTGCCCTTCCGGCCCAGGAACTCGATGCGGAGTTCCTCCAGTTCCTTTAACGAACAAGCCTGGCCCTTGCGCGATGCGCAATCCTGGGCCAGGCTGTCGAGTCCTTCCAGGAAGGACTTCAATTCACTACTCACGATTTAGCTCACTTTGGCCTTGGCTGCCTCGGCGATCTTGGCGAACACCTGCGGGTCGCGCACTGCCATATCGGCCAGAACCTTGCGGTTCAGCTCGATGCCGGCCTTCTTCAGGCCATCCATCAAACGGCTGTAGGACATGCCGTTGATGCGGGCGGCGGCGTTGATGCGCATGATCCACAGCTTGCGGAACTCGCGCTTCTTGCGCTTACGGTCCTTGTAGGCATGGCACAGGGCCTTTTCGACGCGCTCACGGGCGGTGCGGTACAGGCGGGAACCCGCTCCGCGATAGCCCTTGGCCATTTTCAGATATTTGTTGTGACGCCGCTTGGCGGCAACTCCACGCTTTACTCTCATGGTAAAACCTCCATCGCTTTTACCTCCCGGGCCGGACGGACTCCCCCGACGAGGTGGATTGCTTTATAGGGTTAAGGGATCAACGGGCATCTCGTCTGGGCGCAACCGGCGTACGTGCGAGTCGGGGCCGTTCCCCTCCTCTCTTGTGACGCCGCCGGATGGCCGTATCAGGCGGACTGCTAG includes the following:
- the pheS gene encoding phenylalanine--tRNA ligase subunit alpha, producing MSSELKSFLEGLDSLAQDCASRKGQACSLKELEELRIEFLGRKGKLAQIMGRLGKLDNSDKPEAGKKANEVKQAITATLDAWEAELNAAEAGQAMSRFDPSMPGRKPWAGSLHPVTLVMDEIASVLVGLGFEHAAGPEVENDWHNFEALNMPPDHPARDMQDTLYVSEKIVLRTHTSGMQIRSMLKRQPPVAVIAPGKVYRRDSDLTHTPMFHQIEGLLVDKNVSMGDLRGTLTVFVRKVFGPKTNVRFRPSFFPFTEPSAEVDISCAVCGGKGEMHGKTCRVCKGTGWVEILGCGMVDPNVFRSVGYDPEVYTGFAFGLGVERMAMLKYGIDDLRMFFENDVRFLEQFA
- the rplT gene encoding 50S ribosomal protein L20: MRVKRGVAAKRRHNKYLKMAKGYRGAGSRLYRTARERVEKALCHAYKDRKRKKREFRKLWIMRINAAARINGMSYSRLMDGLKKAGIELNRKVLADMAVRDPQVFAKIAEAAKAKVS